The Candidatus Binatia bacterium sequence AACTGAGCTCGAGTCCCTTGTCGTGGGCACGCACCGCGAATGTTTCGAGGGTGTCCTCGACGACTTCGAAGAGGTTGAACTCAACCTGTTCCAACTGGAGCTGGCCGGCTTCGATCTTCGAGAAGTCCAG is a genomic window containing:
- a CDS encoding hybrid sensor histidine kinase/response regulator, with the translated sequence MTGLLLDSQLDAEQRRYADIIHSSSDSLLALINDILDFSKIEAGQLQLEQVEFNLFEVVEDTLETFAVRAHDKGLELS